The proteins below are encoded in one region of Sphaerodactylus townsendi isolate TG3544 linkage group LG06, MPM_Stown_v2.3, whole genome shotgun sequence:
- the LOC125435938 gene encoding snaclec coagulation factor IX/factor X-binding protein subunit B-like — protein sequence MGPRTLCGLFLCHLIWLSCGSPVEVVEGIAPTDGPEDLNFLKAEYIQVRDTLCNNDWTPWGFYCYRYFDGPKSFSDAEGECQSYSRYGHLSSIHSSDHRAFIHGLVQNLEQYVWIGLQTLTGCDGWRWTKGSSYNPRIAYWAPGQPQNCHTSNHSCVQLTPDSKLLSWADGDCKITTGYICEIPVHSS from the exons ATGGGACCCAGGACCCTTTGCGGCCTCTTCCTCTGCCATCTGATCTGGCTGTCCTGCGGCAGCCCTGTGGAGGTCGTGGAAGGGATTGCGCCCACCGACGGACCGGAAGACCTGAACTTCCTGAAAGCTGAATACATCCAAGTTCGGGATACATTGTGCAACAACGATTGGACCCCCTGGGGCTTTTACTGCTACAGGTACTTCGATGGCCCCAAGTCATTCAGTGATGCAGAG GGCGAATGCCAGAGTTATAGTCGCTATGGCCACCTTTCGTCCATCCACAGCAGTGATCATAGGGCCTTCATTCATGGACTGGTCCAGAATCTTGAACAGTATGTGTGGATCGGATTGCAAACTTTGACTGGG TGCGATGGTTGGAGATGGACCAAGGGCAGCTCCTACAACCCACGAATCGCCTATTGGGCTCCAGGGCAGCCCCAAAACTGCCACACCTCCAATCACTCATGTGTGCAGCTGACGCCTGACTCAA AATTATTAAGCTGGGCAGATGGAGATTGTAAGATCACGACTGGATACATTTGCGAAATTCCTGTGCATTCATCCTGA